A genome region from Setaria italica strain Yugu1 chromosome III, Setaria_italica_v2.0, whole genome shotgun sequence includes the following:
- the LOC101757003 gene encoding chromatin modification-related protein EAF1 B isoform X7, with translation MVNAEPCSMGGIIDYGVGVGTKLSPRSLSIEKAQEELRQEFDVREERRRELEFLEKGGNPLDFKFVHVETVSVHSASLTNQTEAQNVISDAKGSFPASPYGDSVESTGKPGSSLCRETNTADNLMLLDGSNNGIAEEKFVKRGTKRLNAAQPKQSLPNDGHKNAKKPVVSGLSRLGDKSQAYVRRNRSKPSRESANVASVRSSIPPAKVYETKDENGVLRKSNGGDHGVLSVSSIKQSGSNCDNAPKNAASDGQAEMELDGIQAIHESECVVNEEAKQADNNSKAKEVSSTDANHNRLPVGCGEITAEVASAETPDTSLKVPRPCYPSASTHDERESCPVDEKADYGHLDEHMAHIHAGQPDSRRKVLVCAVEASTSLKNAVGPPCEGPMNIVDNHSDGDTNLVAAKIDVKSHEDLDSSRCYSAKESSDLVQPEANNILHMKDEMEICDSATVAQKDTGCLSSGQTMNIEESPASDRKNSCVGDLKSAHPISDGTDLPKALPSPKYGESNLENELKKSKAYEDSVLKEAHVIEASIKRAGERSHCNIALEKRSKSHWDFVLEEMAWMANDFMQERLWKSVAAAKVCHWIASDGRGKFEEASIQRKQKAVMKIIAKGITSFWRSAEALQTADTAKMMQAHNSTMLEETQPSGTKAEKEHVYKSLEAKESRQPRQSQILGYAVRFLEYNSRVADSHVLPEAPPTPERLNDFGILKVSDHLSEESLFYTVAPGLMLAYRESLESLSVYHKFQEVGNAELNDDYEASVCDSAAVCSDLLWENAYEEDEGETCTYLSPKAYDGGCLSNMGHKKKHQMQQRISILRPYEIGTDMPYEPCLESKSGNQPLLSNGKRPTSFLAIPPKRIRTAVRQRVVSPFHAGATGPTQVTSKTDASSGDTNSYQDDQSSLHGPWRNTDFESTVDSDRQLPYDASEVCTKANKKKKFKKPGYKIAQNTINSSVPTSVKFQGRMYDPRLQVDLTNKYEQKEYLKKRSDVHRYDSNGNSVAYGGQHAPKKLKMVKQGIDISQEASPARFINFIANRDRGRKCKSLKMTSGGWSSFEDQALVVLVHDMGQNWELVSDAINSIVQFKSVHRKPKECKERHKVLVDRSSGDGADSAEDSGSSQYYHNALPGIPKGSARQLFERLQGPNDEENLKAHFEKIILLMQQVHARRRQGNRQELKQIMQPHSSQVIALSQACPNRVSGGTLMPLDLCDVTSPNLDSITPGSVYPGSHTNGITLPNHHHQGSVGPSIPTSNLNSRLPGSPGLVLGSNSPSPSTLNTPRDAQKYGVPRPTLQGDEQLKIQFNQMVNGRNIQQPGGPVPGAFPAGVDRGAHMMPAAHGMGTVAGLNRGMPAAKPGFPRINSPAMLNTVSSGNMLPNSGQGVPNAVSVHTGAISGPGNSILRGMEEHRQMPEFDMQVAQGSSQATVQFSSMNPSFSSVAASPVQLPQQPHQMSQSLHMFGNSHPSQIQGTTSSPQHQAYALAKERQMQQRMAPQQHSDVFGATAVPNVQNSTQILQQNQASAADSVPCSQPQHQRRQTAQKVPDSSSSPNQPASTTQQKQKKQQGQQQSRQNQQQRNQGSQQAKLMKSLGRGNMLMPQTPIDSTPANAASTPPKKHVPEKLVQHGQGVFPANTVPTPSTPQPGNQPKLVTSLPQSPKKVQDIGNQGLMQGSLSQTLLATQQAPLPSKSTLTTQLQQRQINPSQNSIERAMVQQNRQMNSDCRTDLHIDQVQHNQMVPTSLPQSADSGSPVVPLVNPQKQEVSHNPASVTPSSKLLTSPKDPSLGNETLSSQELLQRQVSGGFPIHGHGVVGQWNQQARQLLQSQHQQRPVVQGSVYTPSNSGPG, from the exons ATGGTGAATGCTGAGCCGTGCTCAATGGGTGGAATTATTGATTATGGTGTTGGAGTTGGCACCAAATTGTCACCCCGCAGTCTGTCCATCGAGAAAGCTCAGGAGGAACTCAGGCAGGAGTTTGATGTTCGTGAAGAACGGAGGAGAGAGTTGGAATTTCTAGAGAAA GGAGGCAACCCATTGGATTTCAAATTTGTACATGTAGAAACAGTCAGTGTACACTCCGCTTCTCTTACAAATCAAACAGAAGCACAAAATGTGATAAG TGACGCTAAAGGTAGTTTTCCTGCATCGCCTTATGGAGACTCAGTTGAGAGTACTGGCAAACCAGGAAGTTCACTGTGCCGCGAAACCAACACTGCAGACAATCTTATGCTTTTGGATGGAAGTAACAATGGCATTGCAGAAGAAAAATTTGTAAAAAGAGGAACCAAAAGATTAAATGCAGCCCAACCCAAGCAGTCCTTGCCCAACGATGGTCACAAAAATGCGAAAAAACCTGTTGTTTCAGGTTTATCACGTCTTGGAGACAAAAGCCAGGCATATGTTCGGCGCAACAGGTCAAAGCCAAGTAGGGAGAGTGCGAATGTTGCTTCTGTTAGATCTTCTATACCTCCTGCCAAAGTTTATGAAACTAAGGATGAAAACGGTGTACTACGGAAAAGCAATGGAGGTGATCATGGTGTATTATCTGTTTCTAGTATAAAACAGTCTGGATCAAACTGTGACAATGCACCAAAGAATGCAGCTTCTGATGGTCAGGCAGAAATGGAGTTGGATGGGATTCAAGCAATTCATGAAAGTGAATGTGTGGTGAACGAGGAAGCAAAGCAAGCTGACAACAATAGTAAAGCTAAAGAAGTATCTTCAACTGATGCAAATCACAATCGGCTACCTGTTGGGTGTGGTGAGATCACCGCTGAAGTTGCATCTGCAGAAACCCCTGACACCAGTTTAAAGGTTCCTAGGCCTTGTTATCCTAGTGCATCTACACATGATGAAAGAGAGTCATGTCCTGTTGATGAGAAGGCTGACTATGGTCACTTGGATGAACATATGGCCCATATCCATGCAGGGCAACCTGATAGCAGGAGGAAAGTTCTTGTCTGTGCTGTAGAAGCTTCTACTTCACTTAAAAATGCAGTGGGCCCACCTTGTGAAGGCCCCATGAATATTGTTGATAATCATTCAGATGGGGACACCAATCTTGTTGCAGCGAAGATTGATGTAAAGTCTCATGAAGACCTAGACAGCAGTAGATGTTATAGTGCTAAGGAAAGTTCCGATCTTGTACAGCCTGAAGCCAATAATATTCTTCACATGAAAGATGAAATGGAAATTTGTGACAGTGCAACAGTTGCACAGAAGGACACAGGGTGCCTGTCTTCTGGCCAAACCATGAACATTGAGGAAAGTCCAGCTTCGGATAGGAAAAATAGTTGTGTTGGGGATTTGAAATCGGCCCATCCTATTTCTGATGGCACTGATTTGCCTAAAGCTTTGCCTTCACCAAAATATGGTGAATCTAACTTAGAGAATGAGCTTAAAAAATCCAAGGCATATGAAGATTCTGTTCTTAAAGAGGCTCATGTTATAGAG GCGAGTATTAAGAGAGCTGGTGAACGATCTCATTGTAATATTGCTTTAGAGAAGAGGAGTAAGAGTCACTGGGATTTTGTACTTGAAGAGATGGCTTGGATGGCAAATGATTTCATGCAG GAGCGACTTTGGAAAAGTGTGGCTGCAGCTAAAGTGTGCCATTGGATTGCTTCTGATGGTCGGGGCAAATTTGAAGAAGCAAGCATTCAGAGAAAGCAGAAAGCTGTTATGAAAATCATTGCAAAGGGAATCACGAGTTTCTGGCGTTCAGCTGAGGCTTTACAAACCGCTGACACAGCTAAAATGATGCAAGCACACAATTCAACTATGCTGGAGGAGACGCAGCCTTCTGGAACTAAAGCTGAAAAAGAACAT GTTTACAAGTCACTGGAAGCCAAAGAATCCAGGCAGCCTCGGCAGTCACAGATTCTGGGTTATGCAGTTCGGTTTCTTGAATATAACAGTAGAGTAGCTGATTCTCATGTGTTGCCTGAAGCCCCACCTACTCCTGAGAGGCTGAATGACTTTGGAATCTTGAAAGTGTCTGATCATCTCTCAGAA GAAAGTCTCTTCTATACAGTAGCACCTGGGTTAATGCTGGCATACAGGGAGTCTCTGGAATCTCTTTCTGTGTATCACAAG TTTCAGGAGGTTGGCAACGCTGAACTCAACGATGACTATGAGGCATCTGTGTGTGATTCTGCTGCAG TTTGTTCAGATTTGCTTTGGGAGAATGCATATGAGGAGGATGAAGGTGAGACGTGTACATATCTTTCTCCTAAAGCATATGATGGTGGTTGCTTATCAAATATGGGCCACAAGAAGAAACACCAAATGCAGCAAAGGATTAGCATTTTAAGGCCATATGAAATTGGTACCGATATGCCTTATGAACCATGCTTGGAAAGCAAGTCAGGGAACCAGCCATTGTTATCGAATGGCAAAAGACCTACTTCTTTCCTTGCAATTCCTCCAAAGCGCATCCGTACAGCTGTTAGGCAACGAGTTGTAAGCCCATTTCATGCTGGTGCTACTGGGCCAACCCAAGTCACAAGTAAGACAGATGCTTCAAGTGGAGACACAAACTCCTACCAAGATGATCAAAGTTCGTTGCATGGCCCATGGAGGAACACGGATTTTGAATCTACAGTTGATTCAGATAGACAACTGCCTTATGATGCTAGCGAAGTGTGCACTAAAGCgaacaagaagaaaaagtttAAGAAGCCAGGATACAAGATTGCTCAAAATACAATCAATTCCTCTGTGCCAACTTCTGTAAAG TTTCAGGGCCGTATGTATGATCCAAGACTGCAGGTTGACTTGACTAACAAATATGAGCAG aaGGAGTATCTGAAGAAGAGATCAGATGTCCACCGATATGATTCAAATGGGAACAGTG TTGCATATGGTGGTCAACATGCTCCTAAGAAGCTTAAAATGGTGAAGCAAGGGATAGATATTTCACAAGAAGCTTCTCCTGCTAGATTTATAAACTTCATTGCTAATAGGGATCGTGGGAGAAAATGCAAATCACTAAAG ATGACTTCTGGTGGATGGTCAAGCTTCGAGGATCAG GCTCTTGTAGTCCTTGTCCATGATATGGGTCAAAACTGGGAGCTAGTTAGCGACGCAATTAATAGCATCGTGCAGTTCAAG TCTGTACATAGGAAACCTAAAGAATGCAAGGAGCGCCACAAGGTTCTTGTGGATAGAAGTTCTGGTGATGGTGCTGACAGTGCAGAAGACTCCGGTTCATCTCAGTACTACCATAACGCCTTGCCGGGCATTCCAAAG GGTAGCGCAAGGCAATTATTCGAGCGGCTTCAAGGACCGAATGACGAAGAGAATCTTAAGGCACATTTTGAAAAAATTATACTACTCATGCAACAAGTGCATGCCAGGCGTAGACAG GGTAATCGCCAGGAGCTCAAGCAAATCATGCAGCCACATAGTTCCCAGGTTATCGCACTGTCACAAGCATGCCCAAACAGAGTATCTGGGGGCACTTTGAT GCCCCTGGATCTTTGTGATGTAACAAGTCCAAACCTTGATTCAATTACACCTGGCAGTGTTTACCCAGGTTCTCATACAAATGGAATAACACTGCCAAACCATCACCATCAGGGTTCTGTTGGTCCTTCTATTCCTACTTCAAATCTGAATTCCAGGTTACCAGGCTCTCCTGGTTTAGTTCTGGGCAGCAATTCGCCGTCACCTTCAACATTGAATACTCCTAG GGATGCTCAGAAATATGGTGTTCCTAGACCTACTTTACAGGGTGATGAGCAACTGAAGATTCAATTTAATCAGATGGTCAATGGCAGAAATATTCAGCAACCTGGAGGTCCTGTTCCTGGAGCATTTCCTGCTGGGGTTGATCGTGGTGCTCATATGATGCCTGCTGCCCATGGTATGGGAACGGTGGCAGGACTAAATCGAGGCATGCCTGCTGCCAAGCCAGGCTTTCCAAGGATTAATTCACCAGCAATGCTAAATACAGTTTCATCTGGAAATATGTTGCCCAACAGTGGGCAAGGTGTGCCCAATGCAGTAAGTGTCCATACTGGAGCCATATCTGGTCCTGGAAACTCAATCCTGAGG GGTATGGAAGAGCATAGGCAGATGCCGGAGTTTGACATGCAGGTTGCACAAGGAAGTAGCCAAGCTACCGTCCAGTTCAGCAGCATGAATCCATCATTCTCGAGCGTTGCAGCTTCACCTGTTCAGCTACCCCAACAGCCACATCAGATGTCACAATCATTACACATGTTTGGGAATTCACACCCTTCTCAGATTCAGGGTACTACTTCAAGCCCACAACATCAGGCCTATGCTTTGGCTAAAGAAAGACAAATGCAACAACGTATGGCACCTCAACAGCATAGTGATGTTTTTGGAGCAACTGCAGTACCCAATGTACAGAATAGTACTCAAATATTACAGCAGAACCAAGCATCTGCTGCCGATTCAGTCCCTTGTTCACAACCACAGCATCAACGACGGCAAACTGCTCAAAAAGTGCCGGATAGCTCTTCATCTCCCAACCAACCTGCCAGTACTACACAACAGAAGCAGAAGAAACAACAGGGACAACAGCAGTCTAGACAAAATCAGCAACAAAGGAATCAAGGTAGTCAACAAGCTAAGCTTATGAAGAGCTTAGGACGAGGAAACATGCTAATGCCCCAGACTCCAATTGATAGCACTCCAGCCAATGCTgcttccactccaccaaaaaagcACGTCCCTGAAAAACTAGTGCAACATGGCCAAGGAGTTTTCCCTGCTAATACAGTACCAACTCCTTCAACGCCTCAACCTGGGAATCAACCTAAGCTAGTCACTTCGTTGCCTCAGTCACCAAAGAAGGTGCAAGATATTGGTAACCAAGGCTTGATGCAGGGTTCTTTGAGTCAGACTCTGTTAGCTACACAACAAGCTCCACTTCCTTCTAAATCGACATTGACCACACAGCTGCAGCAACGGCAGATTAATCCATCACAAAATAGCATCGAGAGAGCAATGGTGCAACAAAACCGCCAAATGAACTCTGACTGTAGGACAGACTTGCACATAGATCAAGTCCAACACAATCAGATGGTCCCAACATCTTTGCCACAGAGTGCAGATTCAGGCAGCCCTGTAGTGCCATTGGTGAACCCACAGAAGCAGGAGGTATCACACAATCCAGCTTCAGTTACCCCATCATCGAAGCTGCTTACCTCTCCTAAAGATCCTTCTTTGGGGAATGAAACACTATCTAGCCAAGAGCTGCTGCAAAGACAAGTTTCTGGTGGTTTTCCTATTCATGGTCATGGTGTTGTTGGCCAGTGGAACCAACAAGCTAGGCAGCTGTTGCAGTCTCAGCATCAGCAGAGACCAGTTGTTCAAGGCAGTGTATATACTCCTTCAAATTCCGGGCCTGGCTGA
- the LOC101757003 gene encoding chromatin modification-related protein EAF1 B isoform X6, translating into MVNAEPCSMGGIIDYGVGVGTKLSPRSLSIEKAQEELRQEFDVREERRRELEFLEKGGNPLDFKFVHVETVSVHSASLTNQTEAQNVISDAKGSFPASPYGDSVESTGKPGSSLCRETNTADNLMLLDGSNNGIAEEKFVKRGTKRLNAAQPKQSLPNDGHKNAKKPVVSGLSRLGDKSQAYVRRNRSKPSRESANVASVRSSIPPAKVYETKDENGVLRKSNGGDHGVLSVSSIKQSGSNCDNAPKNAASDGQAEMELDGIQAIHESECVVNEEAKQADNNSKAKEVSSTDANHNRLPVGCGEITAEVASAETPDTSLKVPRPCYPSASTHDERESCPVDEKADYGHLDEHMAHIHAGQPDSRRKVLVCAVEASTSLKNAVGPPCEGPMNIVDNHSDGDTNLVAAKIDVKSHEDLDSSRCYSAKESSDLVQPEANNILHMKDEMEICDSATVAQKDTGCLSSGQTMNIEESPASDRKNSCVGDLKSAHPISDGTDLPKALPSPKYGESNLENELKKSKAYEDSVLKEAHVIEASIKRAGERSHCNIALEKRSKSHWDFVLEEMAWMANDFMQERLWKSVAAAKVCHWIASDGRGKFEEASIQRKQKAVMKIIAKGITSFWRSAEALQTADTAKMMQAHNSTMLEETQPSGTKAEKEHVYKSLEAKESRQPRQSQILGYAVRFLEYNSRVADSHVLPEAPPTPERLNDFGILKVSDHLSEESLFYTVAPGLMLAYRESLESLSVYHKFQEVGNAELNDDYEASVCDSAAVCSDLLWENAYEEDEGETCTYLSPKAYDGGCLSNMGHKKKHQMQQRISILRPYEIGTDMPYEPCLESKSGNQPLLSNGKRPTSFLAIPPKRIRTAVRQRVVSPFHAGATGPTQVTSKTDASSGDTNSYQDDQSSLHGPWRNTDFESTVDSDRQLPYDASEVCTKANKKKKFKKPGYKIAQNTINSSVPTSVKFQGRMYDPRLQVDLTNKYEQKEYLKKRSDVHRYDSNGNSVAYGGQHAPKKLKMVKQGIDISQEASPARFINFIANRDRGRKCKSLKMTSGGWSSFEDQALVVLVHDMGQNWELVSDAINSIVQFKSVHRKPKECKERHKVLVDRSSGDGADSAEDSGSSQYYHNALPGIPKGSARQLFERLQGPNDEENLKAHFEKIILLMQQVHARRRQGNRQELKQIMQPHSSQVIALSQACPNRVSGGTLMPLDLCDVTSPNLDSITPGSVYPGSHTNGITLPNHHHQGSVGPSIPTSNLNSRLPGSPGLVLGSNSPSPSTLNTPRDAQKYGVPRPTLQGDEQLKIQFNQMVNGRNIQQPGGPVPGAFPAGVDRGAHMMPAAHGMGTVAGLNRGMPAAKPGFPRINSPAMLNTVSSGNMLPNSGQGVPNAVSVHTGAISGPGNSILRPVQGMEEHRQMPEFDMQVAQGSSQATVQFSSMNPSFSSVAASPVQLPQQPHQMSQSLHMFGNSHPSQIQGTTSSPQHQAYALAKERQMQQRMAPQQHSDVFGATAVPNVQNSTQILQQNQASAADSVPCSQPQHQRRQTAQKVPDSSSSPNQPASTTQQKQKKQQGQQQSRQNQQQRNQGSQQAKLMKSLGRGNMLMPQTPIDSTPANAASTPPKKHVPEKLVQHGQGVFPANTVPTPSTPQPGNQPKLVTSLPQSPKKVQDIGNQGLMQGSLSQTLLATQQAPLPSKSTLTTQLQQRQINPSQNSIERAMVQQNRQMNSDCRTDLHIDQVQHNQMVPTSLPQSADSGSPVVPLVNPQKQEVSHNPASVTPSSKLLTSPKDPSLGNETLSSQELLQRQVSGGFPIHGHGVVGQWNQQARQLLQSQHQQRPVVQGSVYTPSNSGPG; encoded by the exons ATGGTGAATGCTGAGCCGTGCTCAATGGGTGGAATTATTGATTATGGTGTTGGAGTTGGCACCAAATTGTCACCCCGCAGTCTGTCCATCGAGAAAGCTCAGGAGGAACTCAGGCAGGAGTTTGATGTTCGTGAAGAACGGAGGAGAGAGTTGGAATTTCTAGAGAAA GGAGGCAACCCATTGGATTTCAAATTTGTACATGTAGAAACAGTCAGTGTACACTCCGCTTCTCTTACAAATCAAACAGAAGCACAAAATGTGATAAG TGACGCTAAAGGTAGTTTTCCTGCATCGCCTTATGGAGACTCAGTTGAGAGTACTGGCAAACCAGGAAGTTCACTGTGCCGCGAAACCAACACTGCAGACAATCTTATGCTTTTGGATGGAAGTAACAATGGCATTGCAGAAGAAAAATTTGTAAAAAGAGGAACCAAAAGATTAAATGCAGCCCAACCCAAGCAGTCCTTGCCCAACGATGGTCACAAAAATGCGAAAAAACCTGTTGTTTCAGGTTTATCACGTCTTGGAGACAAAAGCCAGGCATATGTTCGGCGCAACAGGTCAAAGCCAAGTAGGGAGAGTGCGAATGTTGCTTCTGTTAGATCTTCTATACCTCCTGCCAAAGTTTATGAAACTAAGGATGAAAACGGTGTACTACGGAAAAGCAATGGAGGTGATCATGGTGTATTATCTGTTTCTAGTATAAAACAGTCTGGATCAAACTGTGACAATGCACCAAAGAATGCAGCTTCTGATGGTCAGGCAGAAATGGAGTTGGATGGGATTCAAGCAATTCATGAAAGTGAATGTGTGGTGAACGAGGAAGCAAAGCAAGCTGACAACAATAGTAAAGCTAAAGAAGTATCTTCAACTGATGCAAATCACAATCGGCTACCTGTTGGGTGTGGTGAGATCACCGCTGAAGTTGCATCTGCAGAAACCCCTGACACCAGTTTAAAGGTTCCTAGGCCTTGTTATCCTAGTGCATCTACACATGATGAAAGAGAGTCATGTCCTGTTGATGAGAAGGCTGACTATGGTCACTTGGATGAACATATGGCCCATATCCATGCAGGGCAACCTGATAGCAGGAGGAAAGTTCTTGTCTGTGCTGTAGAAGCTTCTACTTCACTTAAAAATGCAGTGGGCCCACCTTGTGAAGGCCCCATGAATATTGTTGATAATCATTCAGATGGGGACACCAATCTTGTTGCAGCGAAGATTGATGTAAAGTCTCATGAAGACCTAGACAGCAGTAGATGTTATAGTGCTAAGGAAAGTTCCGATCTTGTACAGCCTGAAGCCAATAATATTCTTCACATGAAAGATGAAATGGAAATTTGTGACAGTGCAACAGTTGCACAGAAGGACACAGGGTGCCTGTCTTCTGGCCAAACCATGAACATTGAGGAAAGTCCAGCTTCGGATAGGAAAAATAGTTGTGTTGGGGATTTGAAATCGGCCCATCCTATTTCTGATGGCACTGATTTGCCTAAAGCTTTGCCTTCACCAAAATATGGTGAATCTAACTTAGAGAATGAGCTTAAAAAATCCAAGGCATATGAAGATTCTGTTCTTAAAGAGGCTCATGTTATAGAG GCGAGTATTAAGAGAGCTGGTGAACGATCTCATTGTAATATTGCTTTAGAGAAGAGGAGTAAGAGTCACTGGGATTTTGTACTTGAAGAGATGGCTTGGATGGCAAATGATTTCATGCAG GAGCGACTTTGGAAAAGTGTGGCTGCAGCTAAAGTGTGCCATTGGATTGCTTCTGATGGTCGGGGCAAATTTGAAGAAGCAAGCATTCAGAGAAAGCAGAAAGCTGTTATGAAAATCATTGCAAAGGGAATCACGAGTTTCTGGCGTTCAGCTGAGGCTTTACAAACCGCTGACACAGCTAAAATGATGCAAGCACACAATTCAACTATGCTGGAGGAGACGCAGCCTTCTGGAACTAAAGCTGAAAAAGAACAT GTTTACAAGTCACTGGAAGCCAAAGAATCCAGGCAGCCTCGGCAGTCACAGATTCTGGGTTATGCAGTTCGGTTTCTTGAATATAACAGTAGAGTAGCTGATTCTCATGTGTTGCCTGAAGCCCCACCTACTCCTGAGAGGCTGAATGACTTTGGAATCTTGAAAGTGTCTGATCATCTCTCAGAA GAAAGTCTCTTCTATACAGTAGCACCTGGGTTAATGCTGGCATACAGGGAGTCTCTGGAATCTCTTTCTGTGTATCACAAG TTTCAGGAGGTTGGCAACGCTGAACTCAACGATGACTATGAGGCATCTGTGTGTGATTCTGCTGCAG TTTGTTCAGATTTGCTTTGGGAGAATGCATATGAGGAGGATGAAGGTGAGACGTGTACATATCTTTCTCCTAAAGCATATGATGGTGGTTGCTTATCAAATATGGGCCACAAGAAGAAACACCAAATGCAGCAAAGGATTAGCATTTTAAGGCCATATGAAATTGGTACCGATATGCCTTATGAACCATGCTTGGAAAGCAAGTCAGGGAACCAGCCATTGTTATCGAATGGCAAAAGACCTACTTCTTTCCTTGCAATTCCTCCAAAGCGCATCCGTACAGCTGTTAGGCAACGAGTTGTAAGCCCATTTCATGCTGGTGCTACTGGGCCAACCCAAGTCACAAGTAAGACAGATGCTTCAAGTGGAGACACAAACTCCTACCAAGATGATCAAAGTTCGTTGCATGGCCCATGGAGGAACACGGATTTTGAATCTACAGTTGATTCAGATAGACAACTGCCTTATGATGCTAGCGAAGTGTGCACTAAAGCgaacaagaagaaaaagtttAAGAAGCCAGGATACAAGATTGCTCAAAATACAATCAATTCCTCTGTGCCAACTTCTGTAAAG TTTCAGGGCCGTATGTATGATCCAAGACTGCAGGTTGACTTGACTAACAAATATGAGCAG aaGGAGTATCTGAAGAAGAGATCAGATGTCCACCGATATGATTCAAATGGGAACAGTG TTGCATATGGTGGTCAACATGCTCCTAAGAAGCTTAAAATGGTGAAGCAAGGGATAGATATTTCACAAGAAGCTTCTCCTGCTAGATTTATAAACTTCATTGCTAATAGGGATCGTGGGAGAAAATGCAAATCACTAAAG ATGACTTCTGGTGGATGGTCAAGCTTCGAGGATCAG GCTCTTGTAGTCCTTGTCCATGATATGGGTCAAAACTGGGAGCTAGTTAGCGACGCAATTAATAGCATCGTGCAGTTCAAG TCTGTACATAGGAAACCTAAAGAATGCAAGGAGCGCCACAAGGTTCTTGTGGATAGAAGTTCTGGTGATGGTGCTGACAGTGCAGAAGACTCCGGTTCATCTCAGTACTACCATAACGCCTTGCCGGGCATTCCAAAG GGTAGCGCAAGGCAATTATTCGAGCGGCTTCAAGGACCGAATGACGAAGAGAATCTTAAGGCACATTTTGAAAAAATTATACTACTCATGCAACAAGTGCATGCCAGGCGTAGACAG GGTAATCGCCAGGAGCTCAAGCAAATCATGCAGCCACATAGTTCCCAGGTTATCGCACTGTCACAAGCATGCCCAAACAGAGTATCTGGGGGCACTTTGAT GCCCCTGGATCTTTGTGATGTAACAAGTCCAAACCTTGATTCAATTACACCTGGCAGTGTTTACCCAGGTTCTCATACAAATGGAATAACACTGCCAAACCATCACCATCAGGGTTCTGTTGGTCCTTCTATTCCTACTTCAAATCTGAATTCCAGGTTACCAGGCTCTCCTGGTTTAGTTCTGGGCAGCAATTCGCCGTCACCTTCAACATTGAATACTCCTAG GGATGCTCAGAAATATGGTGTTCCTAGACCTACTTTACAGGGTGATGAGCAACTGAAGATTCAATTTAATCAGATGGTCAATGGCAGAAATATTCAGCAACCTGGAGGTCCTGTTCCTGGAGCATTTCCTGCTGGGGTTGATCGTGGTGCTCATATGATGCCTGCTGCCCATGGTATGGGAACGGTGGCAGGACTAAATCGAGGCATGCCTGCTGCCAAGCCAGGCTTTCCAAGGATTAATTCACCAGCAATGCTAAATACAGTTTCATCTGGAAATATGTTGCCCAACAGTGGGCAAGGTGTGCCCAATGCAGTAAGTGTCCATACTGGAGCCATATCTGGTCCTGGAAACTCAATCCTGAGG CCTGTTCAGGGTATGGAAGAGCATAGGCAGATGCCGGAGTTTGACATGCAGGTTGCACAAGGAAGTAGCCAAGCTACCGTCCAGTTCAGCAGCATGAATCCATCATTCTCGAGCGTTGCAGCTTCACCTGTTCAGCTACCCCAACAGCCACATCAGATGTCACAATCATTACACATGTTTGGGAATTCACACCCTTCTCAGATTCAGGGTACTACTTCAAGCCCACAACATCAGGCCTATGCTTTGGCTAAAGAAAGACAAATGCAACAACGTATGGCACCTCAACAGCATAGTGATGTTTTTGGAGCAACTGCAGTACCCAATGTACAGAATAGTACTCAAATATTACAGCAGAACCAAGCATCTGCTGCCGATTCAGTCCCTTGTTCACAACCACAGCATCAACGACGGCAAACTGCTCAAAAAGTGCCGGATAGCTCTTCATCTCCCAACCAACCTGCCAGTACTACACAACAGAAGCAGAAGAAACAACAGGGACAACAGCAGTCTAGACAAAATCAGCAACAAAGGAATCAAGGTAGTCAACAAGCTAAGCTTATGAAGAGCTTAGGACGAGGAAACATGCTAATGCCCCAGACTCCAATTGATAGCACTCCAGCCAATGCTgcttccactccaccaaaaaagcACGTCCCTGAAAAACTAGTGCAACATGGCCAAGGAGTTTTCCCTGCTAATACAGTACCAACTCCTTCAACGCCTCAACCTGGGAATCAACCTAAGCTAGTCACTTCGTTGCCTCAGTCACCAAAGAAGGTGCAAGATATTGGTAACCAAGGCTTGATGCAGGGTTCTTTGAGTCAGACTCTGTTAGCTACACAACAAGCTCCACTTCCTTCTAAATCGACATTGACCACACAGCTGCAGCAACGGCAGATTAATCCATCACAAAATAGCATCGAGAGAGCAATGGTGCAACAAAACCGCCAAATGAACTCTGACTGTAGGACAGACTTGCACATAGATCAAGTCCAACACAATCAGATGGTCCCAACATCTTTGCCACAGAGTGCAGATTCAGGCAGCCCTGTAGTGCCATTGGTGAACCCACAGAAGCAGGAGGTATCACACAATCCAGCTTCAGTTACCCCATCATCGAAGCTGCTTACCTCTCCTAAAGATCCTTCTTTGGGGAATGAAACACTATCTAGCCAAGAGCTGCTGCAAAGACAAGTTTCTGGTGGTTTTCCTATTCATGGTCATGGTGTTGTTGGCCAGTGGAACCAACAAGCTAGGCAGCTGTTGCAGTCTCAGCATCAGCAGAGACCAGTTGTTCAAGGCAGTGTATATACTCCTTCAAATTCCGGGCCTGGCTGA